TAGATCCCTTGAAAGCCAATCAGATTTGATCCTTGTAAAAAACGGACCTTTACCTGACTTTCTAAAAAAACCAATTGCCGGATCCAAAACTATTCTTGATGAAGAAACATTTGCTTTTTTTGCAAGTTTCAAGCTTTCTGAAAGAAGTTTTTTTGTTGCAGTAACTTGATTGCCTAAAACAGTTTTAGTACTAAAAGCACATAAGATCAAAGAGACATCGTAATTTGATATGACGTCAACCATTTTTGGATCATATTTTAAACCAGATATATCATTAATAATTTCTGTACCGTTATCCAATGCCAATTTAGCAACACTTGATCTGCACGTATCCACAGATATGGGAAGATTAGAATAATTTTGAATGTGTTTAATAGCTGATATGATTCTTTTTGATTCAGTTTTTTCAGAAGTTAGAGTTGAAAGATATGGGGCTGTTGACATCCCACCTACATCAATAAAATCTGCTCCGTCAGATTCCATTTTTTTGATGGTGTCTCTAATAGTTTTTTTTGTGGTCTTTACAGATTTTTTAAAAAAGGACTCAGGACTTGTGTTTAGTATGCCCATTATACGTACTGGATTCTTTCCACCCACATCTACGCTTGATAGTCTATTCACATGATTTATCAAAAACCATACCAATTTGAGTCATATGATAATCTCAGGGTGGAGTTTACAATACTCCAAAATTCTAAAAGAATTCAATTACGATAAAAAACAGGATTTTGAATCATCAGTGATTTTAGATTCTATTATTGAAAAATCAGCAATAGAAGAAAGAATCAGAGGAATGATTAATTCAAAGACAGTTTTCGTAATAGGGGCAGGGCCATCATTGAAAAATGCAATTCCATTTTTAAAAAAATTCAAAAAAAATACAAAAATTGTTGCCGATAGTGCATTAAAACCACTCTTGGAAAAGGGAATCAAGCCAGATATTGTCATAACTGATCTTGATGGAGATGAGAAATCATTAAAGCAAGTAGGAAAGACAAATACGATTTTAGTGGTTCATGCTCATGGTGATAACATACCTAAATTGCATCTTGCTGAAAATTTTAAAAATTGCATTGGAACAACACAGGCAAAAGAAGTTGGAAAGATAAAGAATTTTGGAGGTTTTACTGATGGGGACAGAGGGGTTTTCCTTGCAAATTATTTTAATGCAAAAAAAATTATTTTGTGTGGTATGGATTTTGGGAATAAAATTGGAAAATTTTCAAATACAAAAAAGTTTGAAAGAAAAACCAAGATAAAAAAACTTTACAAAGCAAAATCTCTTTTAGAGTGGCTTGCTAAAAAATCACAATCAGAATTATTTACAACATCAAGTCCAATTGCAGGTTTTAAAAAAGTAAAATTCAGAGAATTAGATATCATAATTACCTAGAATGCATTTAATACCCATATCTACATCATAGAAATTATGAAGTTCTCAGAAGAACAGATCAAGGACATAGTTGCTTTAAAAGAAGATTTGATCGGTCAAATTGATAAGCATCAAGATGCCATAGAAAAACTCGAAAAGAATTTGCAAGTTTTAGATTTGGTTCTCAAAGAATCTAGTTTTACAAAGGCATCTGATTTAGCAAAAAAAATACCAGTAAAAGAGGAGTTACCACCAACTGAGAAAAAACCTGTTGAAAAAACTATTCCAATAAAACGAGGTAGTAATGGTGAGGTAATTGCAAATGCGTATGTTACACCAGAACAGGTATCAATTGTACTTGACGAAAAAATGGGAATTACTGATGACACTCCACCATTCAAATCATTTTTCATCGATAGAATAATTGGAGAAATGAAACGAAAAGATTCAGCTGATGCAGATAATGGAAAAATCCAAAAAGAATCAATTATTGATTACATCATTAACAAAAATGGCTCAGATATTAGAGAAATCATAATCAGAAATTATAGACAAAAAGAAAGAGTAAATGAAATAATTAACACTGCAGGGTGGTCATTAACACGCATGCTTGAAAATATCAAGAAGTGATCAAATGGACAAGATAGTTGTTTTAGATTTTGGTTCACAGTACAGTCATTTGATTTGTAGACGTATTAGAGAATTTTCTGTATATGCAGAATTAGTACCATATGATATCAGTTATGAAGAACTGCAAAAACACAATCCAAAGGGGATTATTTTTTCTGGAGGTCCATCAAGTGTATACAATGATGATGCTCCAATTCCAGAGAATAAAATTTTTGAAATGAATTTGCCATTGTTAGGAATTTGCTATGGTCATCAACTAATTGTAAACAAGTTTGGAGGAAAAGTGAAAAGAGCAAACAAGGAATATGGTTCATCATTACTAACAATTGACAATGACAAAGATTTGTTAAGTGGAGTTGGAGAATCAGTAAGAGCTTGGATGAGTCATGGAGATGAAGCAGAGCAGATTCCTGAAGGATTCAAAGTTATAGGCCATACTGAAAGTGCAAAAGCAGCTGCAATTGCATCAGAAAACAGATCAATTTACGGAATACAATTTCATCCAGAAGTAGTTCATACTGAACAAGGAACAGAAATTCTGAAAAATTTTGTATTAAAGGTATGTAGGGCAAAGCAAGATTGGACAATGGAGGGATTTATCGAGTCAGAAGTTGAGAGACTCTCAAAAATAGAAGGAAGTGTTTTGTGTGGAGTTAGTGGTGGAATAGACTCAACAGTAGCAGCATTATTAATTCATAAAGCAATTGGTGATAGACTAAAGTGTGTTTTTGTAAATAACGGCCTCTTACGATTAAATGAAGAAGTAGAAATTGAAGAGATGTTTAAAGAAAATTTCAAAGTCAATTTTACTTCAATTGATGCATCAGAGAAATTTTTAGACAAGTTAAAAGGAGTAGGTGATCCTGAGAGAAAAAGAATGGTTGTAGGTGAAGAGTTTATTCATGTGTTTACTGAGTTTGCAGAAAAAAATGGACCTTTCAAATGGCTTGCCCAAGGAACCTTGTATCCAGATGTAATTGAAAGCGGGGTATCTAAAGGCCCAGCTGCTGTGATAAAATCACATCATAATGTAGGAGGATTACCAGATTGGCTTGATTTAGAAATTTTAGAACCACTAAGGGAATTATACAAAGATGAAGTCAGAAAGATTGCAAAAATTTTAGGAGTTCCTCAGAAACTATTCATGAGACACCCATTCCCAGGACCAGGATTAGCTGTTAGAATAATCGGAGAGATAACACCTACCAAATTACACATTGCAAAAGTAGCAAGTAAAATTGTTGAAGATGAATTGATGGCAGCAGATCTCTATGGAAAAGTTTGGCAAGCATATGCAGCAGTTGGAGACGACAGAGCAGTAGGCGTCGTTGGGGATGAAAGAAAATACGGAAACATTGTAATGATTAGAGTGGTTGATTCTATTGATGCAATGACAGCTGATTGGACAAGATTACCTCACGGACTATTAGAAAAAATGAGTAACAGGATAACAAATGAAATCGAAGATGTAACATGGGTCACATATACAATATCAAGTAAGCCTCCTGCAACAATAGAGCCACAGTAGTGATAAAATGAATTACGAAAAAATCTGCCAAGTTATTTTGGATGTTGACAAATCAATTCGATATGTTGGCGTTTATGATTATGGCGAATTATATGATAAAACACGAAAAGGTTTGAAAAGCTATCTAACAAAGGAAGAAACAGAGACATCATTATCTCAAGCAGTATACAGATGGTCTACTAGAAAGAAGACGACAGAAAAAATTGGAAAACCAGTTTATGCAATGGCAAAATATGAAAAAATTTACAGAATAACAATTCCTATTGGAGGGGCAGGATTGATTCTAATAAGTACCGAACTTGATGCAAATATCAATGAAATCACAGACAAGATTTTAGAAATTATTCCCAAATTTGGTGTTTAAAAAACTCCTTTAATACATTAATCGCCTAAATAATTCATGGTAAAAATCCCAGATGAAATAAAAGAATTCATAGAAACTCAGGGAATTTTTGCAGTAGGTACCATAGGAGGTAATAACATGCCTAACGTATCGCCTAGAATATTTTTTAAAATTGAAGAAGATGTTGTTTACTGGCTAGACTTTTTCAAGCATAAATCGTTCAAAAACATGCAAGCAAATCCATGGGTGACTATTTCTGTTTTTAACAAGGACGATTTGAAAGGATTCCAATTTAGGGGAAAAATATCATTCATAACAGATGAGCCAACAAAATCACAAATAAAAAATTTCATTATCAAAAAAACACTCAAACAAAATTCATCAGAAAAGGTAAAAAAAATCAGTCAAAAAGAAGCACAAGTAATACAGTTTGAACCAAAAGTATGTTATTCATTAAATCCTGAAGAATATACAGACATGTGTATTGGTTCAGATATAGATTCTACACAACTTTTTCAAAAGTAATCTAATAAATATTCTGAAAATTTTTCATTAAACATGGATTTTCATGTATTTGACACATATGTCAAGGCAAAAGACGGTCATACAATGCATTTCGATGTGATAACTGACAAGAAAGAAACAGAGAAAGCAATTTCCTATGCAAGAGAATGGTTGAAAAATATTGGAGAAGAGAATGTAATGGTAACTGCTGAGGAATGTAAATTTTGCCATACTCAATCAGTTCCAGACGATATGGAAATTGAAATAATGACAAATGGTTATTTTATAGCAAAGATGGAAGGTTGTCCAGAATAACTATCCTAATAATGCAGCACCAAAAACACCTGCAGAGTCACCAAGAGTGTTTTTAAGAATAGGTGTTTCAACCAGATCTGAAAAAACTTTTTCATAAACAGAATTTTTTCCATCAGTATACAGAAAATCGATGTTAGATAATCCACCACCAATAACAATAGCATCAGGATCTAAAATATCAATGACGTTTGCTAAGCCATACCCAAAATTTTCAAGAAGTTCATTTTTCCATGAATTAAGAAGTGATTTATCTGGAGATTGAAGAATTTCAGGCACAGTTTGATCTTTTTTTGACATTTCTAGCCATCGTTTTTCCAAGGCGGGGCCACTGATGTATGTCTCAACACACCCTTTCTTTCCACAATAACACATATTCCCATTATGATATAGTGTATGATGTCCCCATTCACCGGCAATATTTGTTCTTCCTTGATGCAGTTTTCCATTGATAACTATTCCACCACCAACGCCAGTTCCCATGATAACTCCAAATACAACTTCAAATTCTTTTACAGCACCCAACATAGATTCTGCCTGAGTAAAGCAGTTTGCGTCATTTTCAATTAATATTTTTTTATCAAAAAATTTTTGAAGATCTTCTTTAAATGATTTCCCAATAAGACATTGAGTATTACTGTTTTTTATCAATCCAGTTTTTTTGGATATTGCACCAGGAGTGCAAACACCTAAAGAAAAATCATCAATGTCATTTGAGAGTTCATTGACAAGGGATTTAATTGAATTTAAAATCTCTTGATAATTGTTTTTTGGAGTTGGAATTCTTTTTCTTTGTATAACATTTAGAACTTCATCAAGTAAAATACCTTCAATTTTAGTTCCACCAAGATCTATGCCAATTTTATGCAACAATAGTGAGGAGGTGTTGTATCTTATGAGATTTATCCCATTGGAGGCATTCCGCCGCCACCGCCGCCACCTGGGCCACCAGACACGGCAATAACATCATCAATTCTTAGGATCATGCATGCAGCTTCTGTTGCAGATTTGATGATTTGTTCTTTAACTACAATTGGTTCTACAACATCAATTGCCAACATGTCTGCAATCTTTGTATTTCTAGCATCAATTCCAGTCCATTTTCTTCCTTGATTTTGTTTTGCTCTAAGATTTGCCATGGTGTCGATTGGATCCATGCCAGCATTTTCTGCAATTGTTAATGGAATTGTTTCTAATGCTTCAGCATATTTTTTAATTGCTAGTTGTTCTCTCCCATCAAAGCTGTCTGCCCAATCTTTTAGTTGTGATGCAGCATACGATTCTGGTGCGCCACCGCCTGCAACAATTTCAGGTTTTTCAATAACATCTTTGACAACCATAAGTGAGTCATGAATTGAGCGGTCTACCTCATCAATTACTCTTTGTGAGCCACCTCTGATTAGCAAAGTAACAGATTGTGGGTGCTTGCATCCCTCAATGAATACCCATTTGTCAGATTCTACTTTCTTTTGATGAACTAAATCAGCAATACCCAAGTCTTTTTCAGACAAGTCATCTAGATTAGAGATCACTCTACCGCCAGTTGCTTTACCTAGTTTTATCATATCACTTTCTTTGACACGACGTACTGCAAGAATGCCATGTTTTGCAAGATAGTGTTGTGCAATATCATCAATGCCTTTTTGACAAATCAAGACATTTACTCCAATATCATGTAGTTTGTCTACCATAGTTTTGAGCATTCTATTTTCTTCTTCTAAAAACATCTGCATTTGTGTAGGATCAGTAATTCTAATTTCAGAACTCATTTCAGTTTTTTCAATTTCTAATGCAGAGTTCAGCAACGCAATCTTTGCCTTTTCAATTCTGGTTGGCATTCCACTGTGAACAATTTCCTTGTCAAGTACAATTCCTTTTACAATTTGTGTATCCTGAATTGAACCGCCAGACTTCTTTTCTACTTTGATATTTTCAAGATCCACAGAATAAGTTTCACCTTTTTTGGTTGCAACTTTTAGAATTGCATCAACTACAACTCTAGACAAAACATCGCTATCTTCAGAGATTAGTTTTGACTGCATGCTAGTTACTGCAATTTTTAGTAGTGATTCACGATCATCTGGTTTAATCTTCTTTGATAATTCTGAATAGATTTCCAAGGCTTTTTCAGCAGCTGCTTGATATCCTTCTATTATTACTGAAGAATGAACATCTTTTTTGAGCAATTCTTCTGCTTTTGCCAAGAGGGCTCCACCAAAAACAACAGATGAAGTGGTTCCATCACCAACTTCATTATCTACTGTTTTAGAAATTTCTACCATCATTTTTGCTGCAGGATGCTGAACATCAATTTCTTTTAGAATAGTAGCACCATCATTTGTAATAGTAACATCACCCAATGAATCAACCAACATTTTATCTAGACCTCTTGGGCCAAGACTGCTTCTAACCAATTCTGCCACTAATTTTGCTGCAGCGATGTTATTTTGTTGAGCGTCTTTGCCTTTTTGCTGTAATGCACTTTCTTTTAGTACTAATACAGGTCCATTTGGTCCTTGTTGAATTGATGCCATTTAGATTCAGATTCAATCCCCTGAATGCCCCTTTTTAACATTACTTACTTGATCGGATTGATATAGGTCCTATTTTTGACATCAACAATTCCACCTGAAAGAATTCTAACTGAAGGAAGTGCCAAAAAAGGCAAGAATAACGGTATCAGATGAGGACGAGAAAATTTACATCCTGAGGTTACAATTGTGTCATTAATTTTTTTAAAGTTTGAAGAAACTTTTTCAAATGAATCTGTAGAAATGATTCCTGCCAATTGCAAAGGTAAAGAGGCTAAAACTTTTCCAGATTTTACCACTGCAAGTCCACCTTGATTTTTTACTAGTAAATTTGATGCAATTGACATATCTGTCTCATTTGAACCAATTACTATCAAATCATTCTCATGAAAGCTCCATGTGGATGCAAATGCGCCAATGTCAGCACCAAAATTTTCAAGAAATCCTATGGAATGTTTTTTTGTCCCATAGATTCTATCAAACGCAGCTACTTTCCAGACATCATTTTCACTAGATGCTAAAACATTACTATTTTCAGATTTTAGTTTGGCCTCACCTAATTTTGTGATTATTTCGGTTTGCATATGTATTGTATTGACATCTACATGATCTTTTTTTGTCTTAACTTCAAAGTCAGTAGGCGAGAATTTCTTTAGTTTGACTGTATTTCTAATCCAAGAAGAAATAAATTTCCTCTTGATACTAGTTACAATTTTGCCGTTAGACACAACCAGTTTTCCTCCTACAAAGACTTTGGACGGTTTTATTGTTTTCAAATTATCAAAAATTAGAATATCGGCTAGTTTTCCAGGAGCAATTCCCCCTAGATCTTTATTCATGTTATAATAATCAAAACAATTTTTTGATGCCATAGTAATTGCATCAATTGGTTTTAGACCATTTTTGATAGATTCTCGTACACAATGATCAATATGACCATATTTTGTGATGTCAATAGGATCTAAACCATCAGAACAAAACATTAGTTGGTTAGTGTAAGTTCCATGCGAAATGACACGTTGAATTATGTCTTTTAAATCACGTCGAATTGAGCCTTCCCTAATCATTACAGACATGCCTAATCGTAGTCGTTCTAGCACTTGATCAAAGTTGATTGGTTCATGACAAGAAAGAATCCCTGATGACACATATGCATTTAATTTTTTTTCACTTGCTCCAGCAGTATGACCATTTATGATACAGTCGGATTCTAGCATGGATGATAATGATTTCATAGTTTTTGGATCACGAAGTGTAACTTTTGTCCATGAAAAAACTTCGCCCATGCCAAGTACATGAGGATGTTTTACAGAATTTTTTTGCTCAGATAATGTCATTGTTTTACTGTTGCTAAATTTACCATCTACAGGCAAACCACCAGGCACTACTTGAAAAATCCTAATTGGCAAGTCTTCACCTAGTTTCAAAAATTCTTGGAATCCTTTGTTTCCAGATACACTCACTATATCAATTGGATCTGAAAAAAGTGAAGTTACACCACACAGAAGAGATTTTTTTGCAAGTTCGGATGGTAAAACAAACTGATCAATATGGACATGAGGATCTGCAAATCCAGGACTGACAAATTTTTCCTTTACATCAATTATTGCAGTTTTTGGTCCTATTGTATGACTTGCGTCAGGACCAACGTATGCAATCCTATCTTTAATAATTGAGATCTGTATTTTTGGAATTATCTCTCTTGTGTAAACTGAAAGCAATGAACAGTTTTTCAATACAAGATCGGCTTTTTTGTCTCCCATTGCAACGGAATTTAATGAAGAAATCGAATCAGATAGGCTTGAAGTCACGCACCATAGTTGTATTTTGAGCCTATTATAGATTCAATGCTTAAATTACCGTTGAAGTGGTTTTTTTGATATGAACATACCCAAGACCATCAGAAAGTATTGTGCAAAATGCAAAACACATACTGATCAAAAGGTCTCAATCTACAAGGCTGGTAAAAGACGAGGTTCTGCAAGAGGAGAACGCAGACATGCTGAACGAAAACAAGGGTATGGGGGACAAAAATTCCCAAAACTAGCAAAGCCAGCAAAAGTAACAAAGAAGGTTACTCCGATCATGACCTGTACGGTATGTAAAAAGAAATACAACAAGCCAGGCATCAGAATTAAGAAATTTGAGTTGGTGGCAGCATGAAAAAAGATCATATTGAAATTCCAAAACCCACAAGTAAATTCCAGAAAGTTAATTGTAATGAATGTGGTGAACTACAAATTGTTTATTCTCATGCTTCGCAGCCAGTAGCATGCAATTCCTGTGGAAATAATATTGCTGAACCTACAGGCTCTAAAGCAAAAATAAATGGAAAAATCTCAGGTAGTGCCGAGTAGATCATAATCTTCTTTAGTGTTTAGATTAAATCCAATTCTTTTATCATCTAAAATTAGAAAATTTTCAGTTACGTTTTTTCTGTCATTGATTTTTTTAGCATTAATCATAGAAATACCTGAATAACAACAGATCTGATTATTAAAATCGATTTCATAGTTGTTAGAAATTTTTAAAGACTTTAAAAATTCTTTTGTTAAAAGTATACTAGTCCAGATATTTTTTGGATTGTATTGTTTAACAATTTGTTGAATAATTTTTCCGTCTAAAAGCGGTAAGTCACCAGAGGTTACAAAAACAGAGTCATTTATAGAAATTAATGAATCGTTAAGATCTTCAACGTATCCTTTTCCAGACGAGTTATGCAATTCAATATGATGTTTTTCAAGTAGTTTTTTTGTATCAGGAGAATTTGAACTCGTAACAGCAATTATTTTTGAAAAGCAGTTTGATTCTTTTAGTGCATCAATAACATGTAAAATAATTGGTTTTTTGTAATGTAGCAATAATTTTTCTTTAGGAACAGACATTCTACTTCCTTTGCCACCAGCCATAACAATTCCAATCATATTGAAACAAAAATAAGAATAGACGCTAATCGTGTTAGTTCATTTGTTGCACCCAAGACATCACCTGTGATTCCACCAAAACTGCGATTTGAAAGAGAGACCAAAAACAGAGTCATGACTATGCTGGCACCAAACATGACAATCCCAGAAACCCCACCTAAGACTACAAGAGGAATAATTGTGATGAATGCAGCAATTGATAGTTTTTTCGGACTCTTCATCAACTCAACAAATGGTGAATTTGAGCCTAAAGAAGCAGATTTACCAATACTGGCCATCAGAACCATTGAAAACTTGGCTAAAATTTCACTTAACAATATTGCCAAGAACAACTCGTAACCAACAGACAAGGAGAGAGCAATTATCAATCCAACAACATACAGCACTATTGCAGAAATTCCAGCAGAGCCTGTTGAAAGATCTTTCATTGCAGCAAGTTTTTTCTCTTTAGTTCCTTTGACCATAAGACCATCAGCAAAATCTGCCAATCCATCAGTGTGATGAATTCCTGTAACAATTGCAAACGATGCAACAACAAGAAGGCTGACAACTAAAGGATCTAAAAATATCGACAAACCAAATGCTATTGAACCAACAATTAATCCAATTGCAATCCCAACAATTGGAAAAATGTACATGTATTTTGCAATTGTTTCAAGAGTCGCCTTTCCAGTAGGAATAATTGTCAAAAATGAAAA
Above is a window of Nitrosopumilus sp. K4 DNA encoding:
- a CDS encoding DUF2024 family protein, which encodes MDFHVFDTYVKAKDGHTMHFDVITDKKETEKAISYAREWLKNIGEENVMVTAEECKFCHTQSVPDDMEIEIMTNGYFIAKMEGCPE
- a CDS encoding adenine deaminase, with amino-acid sequence MGDKKADLVLKNCSLLSVYTREIIPKIQISIIKDRIAYVGPDASHTIGPKTAIIDVKEKFVSPGFADPHVHIDQFVLPSELAKKSLLCGVTSLFSDPIDIVSVSGNKGFQEFLKLGEDLPIRIFQVVPGGLPVDGKFSNSKTMTLSEQKNSVKHPHVLGMGEVFSWTKVTLRDPKTMKSLSSMLESDCIINGHTAGASEKKLNAYVSSGILSCHEPINFDQVLERLRLGMSVMIREGSIRRDLKDIIQRVISHGTYTNQLMFCSDGLDPIDITKYGHIDHCVRESIKNGLKPIDAITMASKNCFDYYNMNKDLGGIAPGKLADILIFDNLKTIKPSKVFVGGKLVVSNGKIVTSIKRKFISSWIRNTVKLKKFSPTDFEVKTKKDHVDVNTIHMQTEIITKLGEAKLKSENSNVLASSENDVWKVAAFDRIYGTKKHSIGFLENFGADIGAFASTWSFHENDLIVIGSNETDMSIASNLLVKNQGGLAVVKSGKVLASLPLQLAGIISTDSFEKVSSNFKKINDTIVTSGCKFSRPHLIPLFLPFLALPSVRILSGGIVDVKNRTYINPIK
- a CDS encoding 50S ribosomal protein L44e produces the protein MNIPKTIRKYCAKCKTHTDQKVSIYKAGKRRGSARGERRHAERKQGYGGQKFPKLAKPAKVTKKVTPIMTCTVCKKKYNKPGIRIKKFELVAA
- a CDS encoding pyridoxamine 5'-phosphate oxidase family protein; amino-acid sequence: MVKIPDEIKEFIETQGIFAVGTIGGNNMPNVSPRIFFKIEEDVVYWLDFFKHKSFKNMQANPWVTISVFNKDDLKGFQFRGKISFITDEPTKSQIKNFIIKKTLKQNSSEKVKKISQKEAQVIQFEPKVCYSLNPEEYTDMCIGSDIDSTQLFQK
- a CDS encoding NTP transferase domain-containing protein, with product MAGGKGSRMSVPKEKLLLHYKKPIILHVIDALKESNCFSKIIAVTSSNSPDTKKLLEKHHIELHNSSGKGYVEDLNDSLISINDSVFVTSGDLPLLDGKIIQQIVKQYNPKNIWTSILLTKEFLKSLKISNNYEIDFNNQICCYSGISMINAKKINDRKNVTENFLILDDKRIGFNLNTKEDYDLLGTT
- the cobS gene encoding adenosylcobinamide-GDP ribazoletransferase; the encoded protein is MLKEIGSIFSFLTIIPTGKATLETIAKYMYIFPIVGIAIGLIVGSIAFGLSIFLDPLVVSLLVVASFAIVTGIHHTDGLADFADGLMVKGTKEKKLAAMKDLSTGSAGISAIVLYVVGLIIALSLSVGYELFLAILLSEILAKFSMVLMASIGKSASLGSNSPFVELMKSPKKLSIAAFITIIPLVVLGGVSGIVMFGASIVMTLFLVSLSNRSFGGITGDVLGATNELTRLASILIFVSI
- the folP gene encoding dihydropteroate synthase — its product is MGILNTSPESFFKKSVKTTKKTIRDTIKKMESDGADFIDVGGMSTAPYLSTLTSEKTESKRIISAIKHIQNYSNLPISVDTCRSSVAKLALDNGTEIINDISGLKYDPKMVDVISNYDVSLILCAFSTKTVLGNQVTATKKLLSESLKLAKKANVSSSRIVLDPAIGFFRKSGKGPFFTRIKSDWLSRDLQIIQNLKNIKQKHSILISVSNKSFIGKLLNKDNPPDRLFGSIAAEALCVVNGADIIRTHNVAQTKDAITIAEKLSRSHKGL
- a CDS encoding 30S ribosomal protein S27e, producing the protein MKKDHIEIPKPTSKFQKVNCNECGELQIVYSHASQPVACNSCGNNIAEPTGSKAKINGKISGSAE
- a CDS encoding 6-hydroxymethylpterin diphosphokinase MptE-like protein encodes the protein MIISGWSLQYSKILKEFNYDKKQDFESSVILDSIIEKSAIEERIRGMINSKTVFVIGAGPSLKNAIPFLKKFKKNTKIVADSALKPLLEKGIKPDIVITDLDGDEKSLKQVGKTNTILVVHAHGDNIPKLHLAENFKNCIGTTQAKEVGKIKNFGGFTDGDRGVFLANYFNAKKIILCGMDFGNKIGKFSNTKKFERKTKIKKLYKAKSLLEWLAKKSQSELFTTSSPIAGFKKVKFRELDIIIT
- a CDS encoding ROK family protein — protein: MLHKIGIDLGGTKIEGILLDEVLNVIQRKRIPTPKNNYQEILNSIKSLVNELSNDIDDFSLGVCTPGAISKKTGLIKNSNTQCLIGKSFKEDLQKFFDKKILIENDANCFTQAESMLGAVKEFEVVFGVIMGTGVGGGIVINGKLHQGRTNIAGEWGHHTLYHNGNMCYCGKKGCVETYISGPALEKRWLEMSKKDQTVPEILQSPDKSLLNSWKNELLENFGYGLANVIDILDPDAIVIGGGLSNIDFLYTDGKNSVYEKVFSDLVETPILKNTLGDSAGVFGAALLG
- the thsB gene encoding thermosome subunit beta — encoded protein: MASIQQGPNGPVLVLKESALQQKGKDAQQNNIAAAKLVAELVRSSLGPRGLDKMLVDSLGDVTITNDGATILKEIDVQHPAAKMMVEISKTVDNEVGDGTTSSVVFGGALLAKAEELLKKDVHSSVIIEGYQAAAEKALEIYSELSKKIKPDDRESLLKIAVTSMQSKLISEDSDVLSRVVVDAILKVATKKGETYSVDLENIKVEKKSGGSIQDTQIVKGIVLDKEIVHSGMPTRIEKAKIALLNSALEIEKTEMSSEIRITDPTQMQMFLEEENRMLKTMVDKLHDIGVNVLICQKGIDDIAQHYLAKHGILAVRRVKESDMIKLGKATGGRVISNLDDLSEKDLGIADLVHQKKVESDKWVFIEGCKHPQSVTLLIRGGSQRVIDEVDRSIHDSLMVVKDVIEKPEIVAGGGAPESYAASQLKDWADSFDGREQLAIKKYAEALETIPLTIAENAGMDPIDTMANLRAKQNQGRKWTGIDARNTKIADMLAIDVVEPIVVKEQIIKSATEAACMILRIDDVIAVSGGPGGGGGGGMPPMG
- the guaA gene encoding glutamine-hydrolyzing GMP synthase, giving the protein MSRSDQMDKIVVLDFGSQYSHLICRRIREFSVYAELVPYDISYEELQKHNPKGIIFSGGPSSVYNDDAPIPENKIFEMNLPLLGICYGHQLIVNKFGGKVKRANKEYGSSLLTIDNDKDLLSGVGESVRAWMSHGDEAEQIPEGFKVIGHTESAKAAAIASENRSIYGIQFHPEVVHTEQGTEILKNFVLKVCRAKQDWTMEGFIESEVERLSKIEGSVLCGVSGGIDSTVAALLIHKAIGDRLKCVFVNNGLLRLNEEVEIEEMFKENFKVNFTSIDASEKFLDKLKGVGDPERKRMVVGEEFIHVFTEFAEKNGPFKWLAQGTLYPDVIESGVSKGPAAVIKSHHNVGGLPDWLDLEILEPLRELYKDEVRKIAKILGVPQKLFMRHPFPGPGLAVRIIGEITPTKLHIAKVASKIVEDELMAADLYGKVWQAYAAVGDDRAVGVVGDERKYGNIVMIRVVDSIDAMTADWTRLPHGLLEKMSNRITNEIEDVTWVTYTISSKPPATIEPQ